Below is a genomic region from Trichoderma asperellum chromosome 2, complete sequence.
AAGGGACCTCATCTCTCCTGCGAGACGCCTGTGGACCTTTCGCAGATTTGCCAGACCATACCTTTTCCTCTGTGCATGACAGCGCTGTCCAGCATTGGCTTGGGgttcttttgcttcctcGACTTTTAAAACACCCCTCGCCGGCCGTTGCTTCGTTGCTTCGCACGCCGATTCTCACCGACTTGAGTCTGGTCTGGGGCTGGACTCCTTCGAACCATCGATCCTCGACGACTGAATCGGCGCATCCTCCCTACATCGATCGTGCCTCCACTGCAGCTGCCACTCTGTAACGAGCCGTCAGCATGTCTTCATCGGGGTTGACGCGGCGTCGCGGCGCGGGCGGCGCgggcggtgctgctgccgctgaggGCGAGAGCAGCAACGGTGTCTCGAGAACCAATTCGACCCGAGATGTTCGAGACAACGGCCCGGAGACGAGCTACGAGAGCGGCGAGAATGGCCACAAGATTGCCTTCGACCCTCGAGACATTAGCGAGTCCGCCGAGCGGAGCAAGCAGCCCAAACTGACCATGATGGAggaggtgctgctgcttggcctcAAGGACAAACAAGTATGCAGAGGAGCCATATGTGGCGAGACCAATTGCTGACCCAGCCTGACAATTAGGGGTACCTCTCCTTCTGGAACGACAACATCTCTTACGCGCTCCGAGGATGCATTGTGCTCGAGCTGGCCTTCCGCGGGCGCATCGCCATGGAGAAGGACCCGGCGCGGCGACGATTTCCCCTGGCCGATCGAAATATTGAAGTGATTGATGATACCCTCACTGGCGAGGTGCTGCTTGACGAGGCtctcaagatgatgaagcagaGCGAAAAGATGAGCGTTAGCTCCTGGATTGACTTGATGAGCGGTATTACACCCCTGCTCTCCAattctattttctctcccccctcGCCAAcaatactcttttttttttcaagagcGACAGCGACataacatatatatacatgatCAATGGCAACTAACGCGCCCCCTTCTCTTTTACTAGGTGAAACTTGGAACTTGATGAAGATAGGATACCAGCTCAAGCAGGTTCGTGAACGATTAGCCAAGGGCCTGGTCGACAAGGGCATCCTACGGACGGAGAAGCGTAacttccttctcttcgaCATGGCCACCCACCCCGTCGCCGACGGCGGTGCCAAGGAGGAAATCCGTCGTCGCGTGCGCAACGTCCTCACCCAGCGCACCGTCGTCCTCAACGGCAGCCAATTCCTCCCCGAGAACCTCGAATTCCGCTACCTGCGCACCGTCACCATGGTGTGCGCCGCCTACGCCGCCAACGTCCTGGAGAATGCGCTGTCTACGCTCGGCCACGAGGCTAGAGAGCGGGCGTTTGCTCAGACAGACGAGCTGCTGGCGGATTACAGCCAGTTCCCCTTTGGAAAGAAGGCTACGGGCAATGGCATCGGAGCCAACTTGCCTCAGGTTATTGCCGAGGTAAGCATTCCCAATCTTTTTGGTGTTCCATTTTGCCATCTTTTGCGCGTAATTATATGCTAATGATGTGGTGGTGTAGGAGGTAAACAAGGCAAAGGATAAGGATCTGCAGCTCGAAATCGTCGCAGCCTGCCTGAGCGTCTTCACCCGACTCGACTCCCTTCTATAAACCAGACGAGGCTCTTGAGAACTGAAACCCCGCTACGAACACTCCCCTAATTCGACTTTATAATGATGACAGAATAAGAGTAAAAGGCCATTCGATTCCCCATTTCATTCTATTATACATACCTTTGACCCTCCCTACTTGCTCTCTCACACTTTCTGAAACAGCACACTCCCAAAATCTTTTGCCTTGTTTGTCATTTTATCTtggggaaaaggggggaagtggaaatagagagagagtttTCATCCCTTTTCATCTATTTATTcctatttatttttgctatttggTCGAAGAAATAACGGCTGAATGAAAATACGACCATGCGCGCAACGGGAGAGAAAGACAGACGAAGGATTTTTATTATGAGAAGGGAATTTAaaaggaaagggaagaaaaaaagggaaagcagaagaagagagatccGGGAAAGCGAATACGccctagcttttttttattttaattttatttgtttcttcttcttttgtttttgcttcttgtttttttgcttctttttaattttcttcttcttccgaaATTGCAAGCGGAGGGGCGGTATGGGAAAAATAtgggaagagggagaggaaattAAGAAGAGCTTGGAGGATGGATTGTGCGTCTCTTTCCCCTGTACTTATGTATGGCTTTGCGTATGAAATTTATTTTTGTAATGGTGATTGATTTAAAGGAGAACGCAATGTATGGCGTCAAATTTtacagcttttttttttatctaacTCAAACGATATTCTCAACTACTAAttcctttcccttctctAGTGTATGtagtattaaaaacttttcgTCGGCTGGGTTAATGAGAAggaagggtttttttttatcaacaCAACCAGCATACATTGCAGCCCATCCCCAAATGGCCTATACATAACCTCAAATGACCCTATATTTGCCTCCCAtcccctcctcccccctACCTCCATACGGTCAAACATTTGAACTGATGCCATGCCTTGCGCCTCCGACGCTAGTTCGCCTTGATGTAGATGAATCCCAAACAGATATGAGTAGAAAAAACCCGGATACGAGAAATAATGAAACAAAGGACGAGACGACTCCAAAGGGAAAATACCGTTATGAAGGGGCCAGGCCATGATATTGGTACAACAGAAGCTATCGAATCAccggccatcttcatcatttctttttcccgcCAACTCCAAAGCTTCCTTCGAAGCCAGGTCGtcctcccttcttctttccagcaccgcccttcttcttcttgcctgaGCGCTTTAGCAGCTTGTCCTCCCGGCGCTGCTTAATGTTCTCTTCacgcttcttctgcctctcccgCTGGGCCTGGGCTACGCCAGTGGCGCGCTCCTTCCATGCCttttcgctcttcttcttgttggctTCCTTGCGCCTGACGGCCTTCTTGAGCatggcctcgtcgtcgtGGACCTTCTCACCCTCGGCGCGGCGACGAGCGTTCAGCCAgacctccttctcctcgatATCCTTGCGCTTCTCGGCGTCGAGCTCTTCTAtccgcttcttctcgttctgGACCTTGAGAAGAGCAGTCTTGGGATCTGAAGGacccttctttttgcctctgttGAGGAAGTAGCTCAGATCATGGGACATTTGTGTTCCATCTGCAAATGCTACGCGTCCAAAGGAAAAGCCACCCTGGGTATCGTCAAAGCTAACATTGGGGCTCATAACGCCAGGGGAGTTAGATGCCAGGGCTTCTTCACGCTTCCTCTGCTCCTCATCCTTTGCCAATTTTCTTAGTTCTTTTTTATGTGCTTTGCGCTGTGCCtcctttgctcttctcgcttCGATGAGTTCCTGTCTTGTGCGAATAGGCTTGCCATTTGTTCCATCTGCCTTTCTGGCCGCGCGGAGAGCCTCAATCTTGGCAGCTAAACGAGCCCTCAGAGCCTCGGTGTCTGCAGGGATCTTGATATGCTTCGGCTTTTCTGACGGGGcaatggaggagatggatgtgGTTGTGCTGGCGAGCTCTGCCGGTGCGGGTTGGCCGTTGGCAGTCTCGTTGGAATCGAAGGTGGGAGAATGTGGTTCAGAGTCGGGAGCgctgccatcatcttctctctgcagCCCAGAGAAGTCTAGTGTTGTGTCAAGACCTTCCATCCGATCGTCGGCTTTATCAGTGTCATCGACTTTAGTTTCTTCTGATTTTGATGGAGTCGGCTGAGGTTTTGAAGGTGTGGTTACTTCTTTGGCAgctttcttgttcttctgtttctttgTGGCAGGCGTAGGAGCAGCCTCGGCAGCGTCGTTTACCGGTGTCTTGGCTGGTGTCTTGGCTGGTGTCTTAGCTGGAGTTTTGGCTGGAGTTTGTGGTTCGCCTGTCTCTTGTTTGGTCTTTTTCTCGGCTTTCTTCTCAgccttcttttctcgctttGCGGCTCGCttctgctctcttcttgaTAGATTTGACGTGTCTGCGGCTCCCTctgcctcatcttcatcctcatcctcactCTTGGCTTCCACGTTGCCATTGGTCTTTGACTTCTTATGAGGAGTTTCAGGGTTCTGCTTCCTCAAGCCTTCAAGAGGCTTCTCAGCCTCGACGCCAGCGACAGGTTCATACTCTTCCTCTTCGGGCACATTCTCCTCTTGCTCCATTTGCCTCAGCTTTCGCTTGCTCTTGGCTcgctcctccagctcttctttgGCGCTGCGGTTCAGAGCACTGTCGGGATCTAGCTTAGCTCGGCGGGCAGCTGCGGCTTCCTGCTTCGtctgcttctctctttgccattGGTCCTATACATTGCCAACGTCAGCCTTGGTTCTGTCATCGCTCCATACACACAATAGGCGCGAGTCAAATCCAGATATCCACTCGATCGAGAGAATCATGTTCGTAGGAATGGATCGGTCAACGTACGCTCGTATCTTCCCCATAATACATCTTGGCAGGAATCAGACTCAGCAAGCCATCGAATGCCTTTGCATGATCGCGCAAGCGATCCTAACAGTGATGTCAGCTTATAATTGCAACAGATTATCGCTGCCATCCTCCTTCTGGGCGTTTATCCAGGCTGGAGTGAGCAAAAGAGCGTTCAAACGAACCTGCAATGATTCTGCCATCTTGGTATTATAATATCACGAAAGAGAGAACGGCGataataagctaataaaaggaagagaaattaATGCCAATAAAAGGCGCCTAGAAGTTGAGTTCTGGCGACGGCGTGGGATTATCCGCGGCCGATTAGGTAGAAAATGGAAAGATGATAGCTGGTGGTTGGTGTGAAgtgatgcttttttttttctgccaatGTCTTGCTTAGGAAATTtcctgaatttttttttggggtgcccaattttttttttcgcctttcCACTACAGTACCGCGAATTTCGCTGTGGGGTAGCGGCTTAGTGCCTGGATTGATGCAGAACCGCAAAAAGTGCTGGTAGCGAtaagggagggagagaagaagaagaagtaaaaaaaaaaaaaaaaaaaaaaaaaacggttTGATGTATCATTGAGAGATGGTGGCAAGTGCATAGATGCGTCAGAAATAGCAAGAGATTACACCTATGAATCGAGGCGTTAAGCACGTGTTAATGCGCATTTTCGAGGTACGCGCTCTATCTAGGTACGCTTCTCATATAAAGCACGGATCACGAGAGCATCATCGATCCAAAAGTATTAGTAGAGGCAATAGAAGCATAGAAATGCTAGCCGGTATGATATCTCTTGGTGCTGTCAGACGGACATAATCGGGGCATAGTATCCTGCCTGGGGAAAAGACCACACCACTGCACAAAGCACTTGTTAAACAGTTTTGTGAACAATTTGGTCTTGATTTGTAGGTATATTCAGCAAATCCAAGTATGCCCTGGATAACATCGTTCCGCAATATCTCAAAGTTATGAAGAATATGTATCGGATATAGCAGTCCATATCTGGTAAGCCAGGATATCCACGAAGAAGCTAAAGCTACAAGAACGTTCTCccatttatttctttttactgctcttctttgaagcaggagctccagcagccagtGCTCGCAATTTGGCTTCTCTGGCTTCAATCTCAGCTTTCCTTTCCCTGTCTcgctcttccttttcttctttctcagccTGATAGATAGAAATTCAATGGTTAGCTTTCTAAAGCACGAGTTCTTCATGctggaaagggaaaaaaaaaattgggatTTGTGTAAGAGGGATGTTCTTACCTGTCTCCTAGCAGCATCAGCTTCGCGCTGTGCACGGATGGCCTTGAGACGGGCAATATccgccttggcctcgtcCGTCTTGCCCTCGGCATGTAGCTTCATGTATCTCTCCTTTGCGGCCGCCGCCTCAGCCGCTTCTCTCTCGCGCCGACTTGCCGGCAGCTTCTTTACGCCTGCGGTGATCTCTTCAACATCCGAGCTTTTGCTAGCCTGCTTACGGGCTGATGAAGAGTGGTTTGGGTTGGCAGGTAGATCTCCGTCGTCGCTTTCCTCGTCGCTTGAAGGGGGCATGTCGCCGACTTCGACCGCAGCAGCCTTTGCCTTCGCTATAGCGGCCTCTTTCCGGGCCTTCTTCTGGGCTCTTCGGTCCTCGCGGTTGGCTTCGGTGACTTGGGCTGGGGCCTTGctgtcctcttcctcttcggaTTCTTCTTCAGACTCCTCTTCGGATTCTTCTTCGGACTCGTCGTCTTTCTGCTTGCCTTCTTCGCTCCACATGCTCACTGCATTGCCTTCGGAGTCGAGAGGTTGAAGATTGCGAGAGAAGTGCTTGCCGCCTAGTTTGAGATGACTACATATTAGCAAATGAAGGCCTCGTCTTTTGTCGCTGTAAATAGGTTCGTTTTACCTCCTCTGGTGAATTTTCTGAACTTGCCACCACGGCCGCGTGAGCTCGCTCCAGGGGCACCGCCAGCCAtcttggatgatgatgatggtgatgaaagagaagagtggTTGAAACCTGAGAGGTGAAGTGCTTTGATTTGGCGTAAATTCCGACTTTGCCTGAGCTCAGAGCTTAAATAGGAAAACTCCCTTTAAATCAGCCACCGTCGATAAGATTGAAGTGAATTCCGAGTTGTCAGTGCCGGCGAGGCGGGGTAGCGGGGTACTTTGGAGGTACAGCTCAGCCTTGTCTGATGCCGTGGGATGTAGGGAAAGAGATTACAATTTCTACTGGCATCAAAAAGGATCTTTTGCTTGAAGCGTGATGCAAGATCACTTTGGATGACTCACAgtgctttctttttcggtAAAACAAATGACACGAGCCAAAAGATTGAAGCGGCTTATCCAGTTCTAGGTAGCACCATATATTGATCCAGCCACGTCATTGAGTTGTATCACCAAGGTACCTGGGCTATCTAAGGTACTAAAACATGCAGAAGACGTAAAACAGACGATAGATGATTGGCTGGCTTGCAGGCCAAGCATCACAAGCTGGATCTCGCTTGATATGACAGCCATCTTTCACACCGGTTAGCATTACGATTTTGGCTTTAGCATTATCTCTGTTTTAAGAAACAACAACCTACAGCCACTTGTGAGCCGTCGTAAAATTGAACAACATCAACCCACGAATATGCACTACCACGATGCAAAGCCCTGTAATTCGTAATTCGAGCTCTGCAGTTGGTGAGTCACACAAGGCTGACTCTTAGCAAAACggctaagaaaaaaaataatatggGTCGATGCTCGCGAACCGCAGCCACGTTTTTCCGAAGCTACCCAGCCGCTCCACCAACGCCCAGGCACATAAAACCACCGGCCGaagatttttctttcctcttcttttttcttttcttcttcagtgAAACCTACTAGAAATATTCCTTCAAATTCACTCTGCGTGTCGACAACCCTATGGATGCGCTTGGAGGGGAAACTGGAGGATAGATGATTGTTTTCCGCTGGCTTACCCTCTTTCCCTGTACTTCCTTTCGAGGTTGCGTTTGGGCGAGAAAAATTTTTCGGCGGCACATAACGGCCTATATCACCCATTTTAATTGATAGGCCTTCCGATGCCTTACTTGTCTAGATGAACTTACTGGCAATTCTGCTGGGGGATTTGTTCGGAACAAGGGCTGAAATCGGGGATTCGTAAATTCGTAGTTTATAATTCCTCGCTGCTTTGTGAGATGGCTGCTTCTCATCAGCCATGTGTCATCCATCACCCAGAAAGTGACTGCAGCATGTCATGCAGCTGCTTTCTCTTGCGCATCTTCAGCGATGATTTCGAT
It encodes:
- the VPS74 gene encoding Vacuolar protein sorting-associated protein 74 (BUSCO:EOG092D2LX2); this encodes MSSSGLTRRRGAGGAGGAAAAEGESSNGVSRTNSTRDVRDNGPETSYESGENGHKIAFDPRDISESAERSKQPKLTMMEEVLLLGLKDKQGYLSFWNDNISYALRGCIVLELAFRGRIAMEKDPARRRFPLADRNIEVIDDTLTGEVLLDEALKMMKQSEKMSVSSWIDLMSGETWNLMKIGYQLKQVRERLAKGLVDKGILRTEKRNFLLFDMATHPVADGGAKEEIRRRVRNVLTQRTVVLNGSQFLPENLEFRYLRTVTMVCAAYAANVLENALSTLGHEARERAFAQTDELLADYSQFPFGKKATGNGIGANLPQVIAEEVNKAKDKDLQLEIVAACLSVFTRLDSLL
- a CDS encoding uncharacterized protein (TransMembrane:1 (o42-70i)); protein product: MRATGEKDRRRIFIMRREFKRKGKKKRESRRREIRESEYALAFFYFNFICFFFFCFCFLFFCFFLIFFFFRNCKRRGGMGKIWEEGEEIKKSLEDGLCVSFPCTYVWLCV
- a CDS encoding uncharacterized protein (EggNog:ENOG41), whose protein sequence is MAESLQDRLRDHAKAFDGLLSLIPAKMYYGEDTSDQWQREKQTKQEAAAARRAKLDPDSALNRSAKEELEERAKSKRKLRQMEQEENVPEEEEYEPVAGVEAEKPLEGLRKQNPETPHKKSKTNGNVEAKSEDEDEDEAEGAADTSNLSRREQKRAAKREKKAEKKAEKKTKQETGEPQTPAKTPAKTPAKTPAKTPVNDAAEAAPTPATKKQKNKKAAKEVTTPSKPQPTPSKSEETKVDDTDKADDRMEGLDTTLDFSGLQREDDGSAPDSEPHSPTFDSNETANGQPAPAELASTTTSISSIAPSEKPKHIKIPADTEALRARLAAKIEALRAARKADGTNGKPIRTRQELIEARRAKEAQRKAHKKELRKLAKDEEQRKREEALASNSPGVMSPNVSFDDTQGGFSFGRVAFADGTQMSHDLSYFLNRGKKKGPSDPKTALLKVQNEKKRIEELDAEKRKDIEEKEVWLNARRRAEGEKVHDDEAMLKKAVRRKEANKKKSEKAWKERATGVAQAQRERQKKREENIKQRREDKLLKRSGKKKKGGAGKKKGGRPGFEGSFGVGGKKK
- a CDS encoding uncharacterized protein (EggNog:ENOG41), which produces MAGGAPGASSRGRGGKFRKFTRGGGKHFSRNLQPLDSEGNAVSMWSEEGKQKDDESEEESEEESEEESEEEEDSKAPAQVTEANREDRRAQKKARKEAAIAKAKAAAVEVGDMPPSSDEESDDGDLPANPNHSSSARKQASKSSDVEEITAGVKKLPASRREREAAEAAAAKERYMKLHAEGKTDEAKADIARLKAIRAQREADAARRQAEKEEKEERDRERKAEIEAREAKLRALAAGAPASKKSSKKK